Sequence from the Streptomyces peucetius genome:
GCCGGTGAGGACGAGCGCCGCGGCGCACGCCAGCAGGCCGGGGGAGAGGGTGGCGGAGAGCCGGTCGCCGAGCGCCCGGTTGCCGATCTGGTCGTGGGTCTGCGCGTAGCCGAGAAACCGGTGCGCCGGGGTGTTCGCCACGTCGAGCGGACGCCCGTGGGTGCGGCCGCGGAAGGCCGAGTACGTGCCGTCGTGGAAGAAGCCGCGGGTCAGCGTCTTGGCCAGTGCCGCCATCGGGGCGCGGGCGAAATCCCCGTAGTAACCCTGCGACTCGCCGGTCAGGGCGGTGTGCAGGGCATGATGGAAGTCGTCGTTCCACTGGGCGTGCAGCCCGAGACCGCCCTGTGACCGGGGTGTCGTCGTCCGCGGGTCGCACTGGTCCGACTCGGCGATCAGGAACAGCGGGCGGCCCAGATCGCCGGCGAGGGAGTCGACGGCGGCCGCCAGCTCCTCCAGAAACGTCAGTGCCCGGTTGTCCACCAGCGCGTGCACGGCGTCCAGCCGCAGCCCGTCGAGCCGGTAGTCGCGCAGCCAGGCCAGAGCGCTGCCGATCAGACAGGCGCGCACCTCGTCGGAGCCCGGAGCGTCCAGATTGATCGCGGTGCCCCACGGGGTGTGGTGCGTGTCGGTGAAGTACGGGCCGTAGGCGGGCAGGTGGTTGCCGGAGGGGCCCAGATGGTTGTGGACCACGTCGAGCACCACGCCCAGGCCGTGCCCGTGCGCCGAGTCGACAAAGCGTTTCAGCGCCGTCGGCCCGCCGTACGGCTCGTGGACCGACCAGGGGGACACCCCGTCGTACCCCCAGCCGTGCACACCCGGGAACGAGCACAGCGGCATCAGCTCCACATGGGTGATGCCGAGCTCCGCCAGCTCGCCCAGCCGCGCCGCCGCCGCGTCGAGCGTGCCCTCCGGGGTGTACGTGCCGATGTGGAGCTCGTACAGCACGGCGCCCTTCAGGCCGCGGCCCGGCCAGTCCTTCCGCCAGGCGTAGGCGTCCTGATCGACGACGGCACTGGTGCCGTCGGGGCCGTCCGGCTGGCGGCGCGAACGCGGGTCCGGCCGTACCGGGCCGCCGTCCAGGGCGAAGCCGTACCGCGCGCCGTCGTCGGCCGCCGCCTCGGTGACCCACCAGCCGTCCCGGCCCTGGGCCCGCTCCATCGGGTGCTCGGCACCCTCGAGCCACAG
This genomic interval carries:
- the treZ gene encoding malto-oligosyltrehalose trehalohydrolase, translating into MLFEVWAPNAEERVTLWLEGAEHPMERAQGRDGWWVTEAAADDGARYGFALDGGPVRPDPRSRRQPDGPDGTSAVVDQDAYAWRKDWPGRGLKGAVLYELHIGTYTPEGTLDAAAARLGELAELGITHVELMPLCSFPGVHGWGYDGVSPWSVHEPYGGPTALKRFVDSAHGHGLGVVLDVVHNHLGPSGNHLPAYGPYFTDTHHTPWGTAINLDAPGSDEVRACLIGSALAWLRDYRLDGLRLDAVHALVDNRALTFLEELAAAVDSLAGDLGRPLFLIAESDQCDPRTTTPRSQGGLGLHAQWNDDFHHALHTALTGESQGYYGDFARAPMAALAKTLTRGFFHDGTYSAFRGRTHGRPLDVANTPAHRFLGYAQTHDQIGNRALGDRLSATLSPGLLACAAALVLTGPYTPMLFMGEEWGAATPWQYFTDHTDPELAEAVRVGRRREFAAHGWPEEQVPDPQDPATRERSCLDRSEREREPHAGLLAWHRELIALRRALPDLTDPDLAAVKVAFDEQARWLAYRRGDLRVAVNLAKEPAAIALGGGGRVAAAWGEVSPPDRDGVLRLPPQSCAVLADS